From a single Fusobacterium ulcerans ATCC 49185 genomic region:
- a CDS encoding DUF3870 domain-containing protein: protein MDKKYIVGNAKTNLDNPITKNYNKFFLAFIVSDKDDIILETEVSSILKITNSFVREIFIGKNFIKDQDKIIAEVERTYLGSSQKSIIVAYKDAIKKYIKSKN, encoded by the coding sequence ATGGATAAAAAATATATTGTAGGAAATGCGAAAACTAATTTAGATAATCCTATAACTAAAAATTATAATAAATTTTTTCTGGCATTTATAGTATCAGATAAAGACGATATTATATTAGAAACAGAAGTATCATCTATCCTGAAAATAACTAATTCTTTTGTGAGAGAGATATTTATAGGAAAAAATTTTATAAAAGATCAGGATAAAATAATAGCAGAAGTTGAAAGAACTTATTTAGGAAGTTCACAAAAATCGATAATAGTTGCATATAAAGATGCGATAAAAAAATATATAAAGTCTAAGAATTAA